The Glandiceps talaboti chromosome 1, keGlaTala1.1, whole genome shotgun sequence genome has a segment encoding these proteins:
- the LOC144441035 gene encoding uncharacterized protein LOC144441035 isoform X1 gives MWYIQLGKAVSLLPIFLLLCVIQSQAQLDNKLVEESKHATKQPWLVVDGTKIDKSLDAENIGNEAVLEGIDLTNPLSNSGDGERVKKTSMWTTSGFNGSEPSQSSEKTSTKSTHDGLQSTTLSQLNSVPLQMNTAILPTQPSSTTHIRVSTIPDIQTSGNSLLNPKTTRNRTLSVGLPTEESVHNEISPGLNRENTKMDPVRGPTTEESTIHSQHVNHTVTVNLPQISLSTIQRNYISKISMTAGYTQTQSVSNEVKPVMGTTSTMFVHHSDKPFDGLLTPFSSLPSKIAPTINIHPTMKSSVTENSVTKYSKLIQPTQSKQTMQTILESTARMVSLQSNPATLMSLNDITHSTTILPSLSTEKDFFQSKPLITSSRDFSQTKTLMISSLSHAGPISLTNSGTIQPSPSFQQTTTTQQINSDNSDIYQQKSVMKSDQVENSILLESVLPSEVLPQMSMTKGTELFTLSTDYAITTKPRMASIVTNYHAKTPSHSIADSHVPRTESLHPSSTVVTTLSTPTKDTDMISTSQTLSSLVSTSPTVAGNPQVSTSADFSLDSSPSAVITNNLVNTASTTPSLQRSTTQGQVPYVVSLSASSVEIQPTMTSSQPTSGTFVSLSATSVEIQPMMPSSQPTSGTVVTSPVTPHREFTSESSFSQTEGVHKQNESVTSTTHSYVKNTNATDFDNGFITTPRQPDIPEIQVSTTDIHTDNMSMSTPTAHAINSSTVSKVNASSLPIISTNKVLHTDLLEDLTTQQTTIVPSTNGQTTMTPLISKATTLTTSTKPVLDITTRLQTTARSKTSTVGSTIRLTTKGKTTIQKLTTQPLTTTHVPTTVQTTTKKTTTERKTTEASSTTMKVQTVPPKVATIPTSKQITTDKTTREITTTPVVITESTTTQRTTSTTERDNSSKGKGRPEVEPEPEPEGEPESEPESEPHPETTNEPKPEGHPEDHPSGEPETGSEPETGSEPERGSEPETGSEPETGSEPERGSEPETGSEPETGSEPETGSEPETGSEPGNGSEPETEPESGMPTHAEPSPEWEEAKAKWGVAWEIHIYTMGSLFALLALYSLISIIRLRIRRLLSQAYFLALNFIMLLIGLDRAVYLLVDAYNSNEFFPPAVAYFLHSLGFPCLTSAFSILFLALLQSTKMQLVSRKIQKVRILTFIILFHFALSVTSDLIVGFTSRAKYLLLVCQGAFVVWGLILSISYLYIFKRLYSSTVHRLKQMRKMSLQKAVYALPGIKPMRKKSRTSLGTAVKVTLITAVLGIMCCGLQLYGMVEVYGIHGRHEAPQPWPWWVFQFSFRICEFGMCVTMSYVATQPFRYTRTGERKHGTPCRTVRLLICQSCCGHNKHEITGRDVNRYQYSESSDNDMHIPEFDAAHPFTNHQYELLECQPLANVSVDHANHNSKNLYITTDLSRGILTSSHSNLNSLNSPDGSRGDSSAAFSPSQLSSLSLGGSIENVLTGKGFPAFHFGRTMSTHSINKTNLNGHVNLPEQNNSNMTSVSQQDLGNEPKLNNVSFSMTDLARRSNSVTSSKQSLPQRLKESFSKLGNSNLSISGKRQYSQVSMERSPIDKRKIINIQQSRSMQHHPYSTEQHSDKMLQYFGTQPPYPSTEINEQFQQLLENGCESSQQHADVFDEAETDLLNVSNDSELDRESEISKTESEAHARMAEAMEEQYLSDDDEIIEL, from the coding sequence ATGTGGTACATCCAGTTAGGGAAGGCAGTGTCATTGCTGCCAATATTTTTACTGTTGTGTGTTATACAGAGTCAGGCACAGCTGGACAATAAACTAGTGGAAGAAAGCAAGCATGCAACTAAACAGCCCTGGTTAGTTGTTGATGGTACAAAGATTGATAAAAGTTTAGATGCAGAGAATATAGGCAATGAAGCAGTGCTGGAGGGTATTGATTTGACCAATCCGTTGAGTAATAGCGGTGATGGAGAAAGGGTAAAGAAAACTAGTATGTGGACCACCTCTGGATTTAATGGCAGTGAACCAAGTCAGAGTAGTGAAAAGACCAGTACAAAATCAACACATGATGGACTACAGTCAACAACACTTTCACAACTGAACTCTGTACCTCTGCAAATGAATACTGCAATTCTACCGACACAACCTAGCAGTACTACTCATATAAGAGTTTCTACTATTCCGGACATACAAACTAGTGGTAATTCATTGCTTAACCCTAAAACAACCAGGAATCGGACACTTTCTGTAGGACTACCGACTGAGGAAAGTGTGCACAATGAAATCTCACCTGGCCTAAATAGAGAGAATACTAAAATGGACCCAGTAAGGGGTCCGACAACAGAAGAAAGCACAATTCATTCACAGCATGTAAATCATACAGTCACTGTAAACCTTCCACAGATCTCTTTATCCACAATACAACGTAATTATATTAGCAAGATTTCAATGACCGCagggtacacacagacacagtctGTAAGCAATGAGGTGAAACCAGTTATGGGAACCACATCAACAATGTTTGTACACCACTCTGACAAACCATTTGATGGATTGCTAACACCATTTTCTTCTCTGCCTTCCAAAATTGCACCGACAATCAACATTCATCCAACAATGAAGTCTTCAGTTACGGAAAATTCTGTCACCAAATATTCCAAGTTGATTCAGCCGactcaaagtaaacaaacaatgcaAACTATTTTAGAGAGTACAGCCAGAATGGTTTCATTACAGTCTAACCCAGCAACATTGATGTCTTTGAATGACATTACACACAGTACTACTATCCTGCCTTCTTTGAGTACAGAAAAAGACTTTTTTCAATCAAAACCTTTGATAACATCATCAAGAGACTTTTCCCAAACAAAAACCTTGATGATATCATCCCTATCACATGCGGGACCAATTAGTTTGACCAATTCAGGAACAATACAGCCTTCGCCTAGTTTCCAGCAGACCACTACTACACAGCAAATTAACAGTGACAATTCAGATATTTACCAACAAAAGAGTGTAATGAAATCAGATCAGGTGGAAAATAGTATTTTATTGGAGTCTGTGCTCCCAAGCGAAGTACTGCCACAAATGTCAATGACCAAAGGTACAGAACTGTTTACACTGTCCACTGATTATGCCATCACAACAAAACCAAGAATGGCAAGTATTGTCACTAATTATCACGCTAAGACTCCTTCACATTCCATAGCTGATAGCCATGTGCCAAGGACAGAAAGTTTACATCCAAGTAGTACAGTGGTCACTACCTTATCTACTCCGACTAAAGATACAGACATGATATCTACAAGTCAGACATTGTCGTCCTTAGTTTCTACATCTCCAACAGTCGCCGGAAACCCTCAGGTTTCAACAAGTGCTGATTTTAGCCTAGACAGTAGTCCATCTGCTGTGATTACAAACAATTTAGTTAACACAGCCAGTACTACACCATCATTGCAAAGGTCAACAACCCAAGGCCAGGtgccatatgttgtttcattgtCAGCCTCTAGTGTAGAAATTCAACCAACGATGACTTCCAGTCAGCCTACTTCAGGAACTTTTGTTTCATTGTCAGCCACTAGTGTAGAAATTCAACCAATGATGCCTTCCAGTCAGCCTACTTCAGGAACTGTCGTCACAAGTCCTGTGACTCCACATCGAGAATTTACGTCTGAGTCAAGTTTTTCACAAACTGAAggagttcacaaacaaaatgaaagtgtTACTAGTACAACTCATTCCTATGTAAAGAATACCAATGCCACAGATTTTGATAATGGTTTCATAACAACTCCAAGACAACCAGACATTCCTGAAATTCAAGTTTCAACCACAGACATTCATACAGATAATATGTCTATGTCTACACCAACAGCCCATGCCATAAACAGTAGCACAGTATCTAAAGTCAATGCATCATCGCTGCCaattatttcaacaaataaagtactacatactgatttattAGAAGACTTAACTACACAGCAAACCACTATAGTACCTTCAACAAATGGACAAACCACAATGACTCCATTAATAAGTAAAGCCACCACACTGACAACTTCAACAAAGCCTGTACTCGATATCACCACTAGATTGCAAACCACAGCAAGATCCAAAACAAGCACAGTTGGGTCGACAATTAGATTGACAACAAAAGGTAAAACAACCATTCAGAAACTGACTACACAGCCACTAACAACAACTCATGTTCCAACAACTGTACAGACAACAACCAAGAAAACAACTACAGAGAGGAAAACAACTGAAGCAAGTTCAACAACCATGAAAGTGCAAACAGTGCCACCAAAGGTAGCTACTATTCctacaagtaaacaaattacAACAGATAAAACTACAAGAGAAATAACGACAACACCAGTAGTTATTACAGAATCCACAACAACACAGAGAACCACAAGTACCACTGAGAGAGACAATTCCTCAAAGGGAAAGGGAAGACCAGAAGTAGAACCAGAGCCAGAACCCGAAGGAGAACCAGAGTCTGAACCAGAATCTGAACCTCATCCAGAGACCACAAATGAACCAAAACCAGAAGGACATCCAGAAGATCATCCCAGTGGAGAACCAGAAACAGGATCTGAACCAGAAACAGGATCTGAACCAGAAAGGGGATCTGAACCAGAAACAGGATCTGAACCAGAAACAGGATCTGAACCAGAAAGGGGATCTGAACCAGAAACAGGATCTGAACCAGAAACAGGATCTGAACCAGAAACAGGATCTGAACCAGAAACAGGATCTGAACCAGGAAATGGATCTGAACCAGAAACAGAACCTGAATCAGGAATGCCAACGCATGCAGAGCCATCACCAGAATGGGAAGAAGCCAAGGCAAAATGGGGAGTTGCCTGGGAAATCCACATTTATACAATGGGATCTTTATTTGCTCTGCTGGCATTATATTCACTGATCAGTATTATTCGACTTAGAATCCGTCGTCTACTTAGTCAGGCATATTTCCTTGCATTGAATTTTATCATGTTACTGATTGGATTGGATCGTGCCGTGTATTTATTGGTGGATGCCTACAATTCAAATGAATTCTTCCCTCCAGCTGTTGCTTATTTTCTCCACAGTCTTGGATTTCCATGTTTAACCTCTGCTTTCAGTATTTTATTTCTTGCCTTATTACAATCAACAAAAATGCAACTTGTTTCTCGTAAGATTCAAAAAGTGAGAATTTTAACctttataatattatttcattttgcatTGTCTGTGACATCAGACCTTATTGTTGGCTTCACATCCAGAGCTAAATATTTGCTTCTCGTCTGCCAGGGAGCATTTGTAGTCTGGGGACTTATACTGTCAATTAGTTATCTGTACATTTTTAAGAGACTCTACAGTTCAACAGTTCACAGACTGAAACAGATGAGAAAGATGAGCTTACAGAAAGCAGTTTATGCCCTGCCAGGAATAAAACCAATGAGGAAAAAGTCACGGACAAGTTTAGGGACAGCAGTCAAGGTAACTCTAATTACTGCTGTACTAGGAATAATGTGTTGTGGACTCCAGCTGTATGGAATGGTGGAAGTCTACGGAATACATGGAAGACATGAAGCTCCGCAACCTTGGCCCTGGTGGGTTTTCCAGTTTTCTTTCCGGATTTGTGAATTTGGAATGTGTGTAACAATGAGTTATGTTGCAACTCAACCATTCAGGTACACAAGGACAGGGGAGAGGAAACACGGTACACCATGTCGTACTGTTAGACTTTTAATATGTCAGTCCTGCTGTGGACATAACAAACATGAAATAACTGGAAGAGATGTCAACAGATATCAGTACTCGGAATCATCAGATAATGATATGCATATTCCAGAATTTGATGCTGCTCATCCATTTACTAATCATCAGTACGAATTACTTGAATGTCAGCCATTGGCAAACGTTAGTGTCGATCATGCTAATCACAACAGTAAAAACCTTTACATTACAACAGACCTTAGTAGGGGAATTTTGACCTCATCGCACAGTAACCTGAACTCTTTGAATAGTCCTGACGGATCACGCGGCGATTCATCTGCAGCATTCAGTCCCAGTCAGTTATCATCCCTAAGCCTTGGTGGAAGTATTGAAAATGTGCTCACTGGAAAAGGTTTCCCTGCATTCCACTTTGGAAGGACAATGAGTACACAtagtataaataaaacaaatctaaATGGACATGTGAATCTACCAGAGCAGAATAATAGTAATATGACTTCAGTTTCGCAACAGGATCTTGGCAATGAGCCAAAATTGAATAATGTCAGCTTTTCCATGACTGATTTAGCCAGAAGGTCAAATTCAGTAACCTCATCAAAACAGAGTTTACCACAGAGACTGAAagaatcattttcaaaactagGAAACTCTAACCTCTCCATCAGTGGAAAGAGACAGTATTCTCAAGTTTCTATGGAGAGAAGTCCGATTGATAAACGTAAAATTATCAACATTCAACAGAGTCGTAGTATGCAACATCATCCATACTCCACCGAACAGCATTctgacaaaatgttacaatacTTTGGGACACAGCCACCATATCCATCTACAGAAATCAATGAACAGTTTCAACAGTTGCTAGAAAATGGTTGTGAGAGCAGTCAGCAGCATGCAGATGTCTTTGATGAAGCAGAGACCGATCTtctaaatgtatcaaatgactCTGAACTTGACAGGGAAAGTGAAATCTCCAAGACAGAATCTGAGGCTCATGCAAGGATGGCAGAAGCAATGGAAGAACAATACCTGAGTGACGATGATGAGATAATTGAACTCTAA
- the LOC144441035 gene encoding uncharacterized protein LOC144441035 isoform X2: protein MWYIQLGKAVSLLPIFLLLCVIQSQAQLDNKLVEESKHATKQPWLVVDGTKIDKSLDAENIGNEAVLEGIDLTNPLSNSGDGERVKKTSMWTTSGFNGSEPSQSSEKTSTKSTHDGLQSTTLSQLNSVPLQMNTAILPTQPSSTTHIRVSTIPDIQTSGNSLLNPKTTRNRTLSVGLPTEESVHNEISPGLNRENTKMDPVRGPTTEESTIHSQHVNHTVTVNLPQISLSTIQRNYISKISMTAGYTQTQSVSNEVKPVMGTTSTMFVHHSDKPFDGLLTPFSSLPSKIAPTINIHPTMKSSVTENSVTKYSKLIQPTQSKQTMQTILESTARMVSLQSNPATLMSLNDITHSTTILPSLSTEKDFFQSKPLITSSRDFSQTKTLMISSLSHAGPISLTNSGTIQPSPSFQQTTTTQQINSDNSDIYQQKSVMKSDQVENSILLESVLPSEVLPQMSMTKGTELFTLSTDYAITTKPRMASIVTNYHAKTPSHSIADSHVPRTESLHPSSTVVTTLSTPTKDTDMISTSQTLSSLVSTSPTVAGNPQVSTSADFSLDSSPSAVITNNLVNTASTTPSLQRSTTQGQVPYVVSLSASSVEIQPTMTSSQPTSGTVVTSPVTPHREFTSESSFSQTEGVHKQNESVTSTTHSYVKNTNATDFDNGFITTPRQPDIPEIQVSTTDIHTDNMSMSTPTAHAINSSTVSKVNASSLPIISTNKVLHTDLLEDLTTQQTTIVPSTNGQTTMTPLISKATTLTTSTKPVLDITTRLQTTARSKTSTVGSTIRLTTKGKTTIQKLTTQPLTTTHVPTTVQTTTKKTTTERKTTEASSTTMKVQTVPPKVATIPTSKQITTDKTTREITTTPVVITESTTTQRTTSTTERDNSSKGKGRPEVEPEPEPEGEPESEPESEPHPETTNEPKPEGHPEDHPSGEPETGSEPETGSEPERGSEPETGSEPETGSEPERGSEPETGSEPETGSEPETGSEPETGSEPGNGSEPETEPESGMPTHAEPSPEWEEAKAKWGVAWEIHIYTMGSLFALLALYSLISIIRLRIRRLLSQAYFLALNFIMLLIGLDRAVYLLVDAYNSNEFFPPAVAYFLHSLGFPCLTSAFSILFLALLQSTKMQLVSRKIQKVRILTFIILFHFALSVTSDLIVGFTSRAKYLLLVCQGAFVVWGLILSISYLYIFKRLYSSTVHRLKQMRKMSLQKAVYALPGIKPMRKKSRTSLGTAVKVTLITAVLGIMCCGLQLYGMVEVYGIHGRHEAPQPWPWWVFQFSFRICEFGMCVTMSYVATQPFRYTRTGERKHGTPCRTVRLLICQSCCGHNKHEITGRDVNRYQYSESSDNDMHIPEFDAAHPFTNHQYELLECQPLANVSVDHANHNSKNLYITTDLSRGILTSSHSNLNSLNSPDGSRGDSSAAFSPSQLSSLSLGGSIENVLTGKGFPAFHFGRTMSTHSINKTNLNGHVNLPEQNNSNMTSVSQQDLGNEPKLNNVSFSMTDLARRSNSVTSSKQSLPQRLKESFSKLGNSNLSISGKRQYSQVSMERSPIDKRKIINIQQSRSMQHHPYSTEQHSDKMLQYFGTQPPYPSTEINEQFQQLLENGCESSQQHADVFDEAETDLLNVSNDSELDRESEISKTESEAHARMAEAMEEQYLSDDDEIIEL from the exons ATGTGGTACATCCAGTTAGGGAAGGCAGTGTCATTGCTGCCAATATTTTTACTGTTGTGTGTTATACAGAGTCAGGCACAGCTGGACAATAAACTAGTGGAAGAAAGCAAGCATGCAACTAAACAGCCCTGGTTAGTTGTTGATGGTACAAAGATTGATAAAAGTTTAGATGCAGAGAATATAGGCAATGAAGCAGTGCTGGAGGGTATTGATTTGACCAATCCGTTGAGTAATAGCGGTGATGGAGAAAGGGTAAAGAAAACTAGTATGTGGACCACCTCTGGATTTAATGGCAGTGAACCAAGTCAGAGTAGTGAAAAGACCAGTACAAAATCAACACATGATGGACTACAGTCAACAACACTTTCACAACTGAACTCTGTACCTCTGCAAATGAATACTGCAATTCTACCGACACAACCTAGCAGTACTACTCATATAAGAGTTTCTACTATTCCGGACATACAAACTAGTGGTAATTCATTGCTTAACCCTAAAACAACCAGGAATCGGACACTTTCTGTAGGACTACCGACTGAGGAAAGTGTGCACAATGAAATCTCACCTGGCCTAAATAGAGAGAATACTAAAATGGACCCAGTAAGGGGTCCGACAACAGAAGAAAGCACAATTCATTCACAGCATGTAAATCATACAGTCACTGTAAACCTTCCACAGATCTCTTTATCCACAATACAACGTAATTATATTAGCAAGATTTCAATGACCGCagggtacacacagacacagtctGTAAGCAATGAGGTGAAACCAGTTATGGGAACCACATCAACAATGTTTGTACACCACTCTGACAAACCATTTGATGGATTGCTAACACCATTTTCTTCTCTGCCTTCCAAAATTGCACCGACAATCAACATTCATCCAACAATGAAGTCTTCAGTTACGGAAAATTCTGTCACCAAATATTCCAAGTTGATTCAGCCGactcaaagtaaacaaacaatgcaAACTATTTTAGAGAGTACAGCCAGAATGGTTTCATTACAGTCTAACCCAGCAACATTGATGTCTTTGAATGACATTACACACAGTACTACTATCCTGCCTTCTTTGAGTACAGAAAAAGACTTTTTTCAATCAAAACCTTTGATAACATCATCAAGAGACTTTTCCCAAACAAAAACCTTGATGATATCATCCCTATCACATGCGGGACCAATTAGTTTGACCAATTCAGGAACAATACAGCCTTCGCCTAGTTTCCAGCAGACCACTACTACACAGCAAATTAACAGTGACAATTCAGATATTTACCAACAAAAGAGTGTAATGAAATCAGATCAGGTGGAAAATAGTATTTTATTGGAGTCTGTGCTCCCAAGCGAAGTACTGCCACAAATGTCAATGACCAAAGGTACAGAACTGTTTACACTGTCCACTGATTATGCCATCACAACAAAACCAAGAATGGCAAGTATTGTCACTAATTATCACGCTAAGACTCCTTCACATTCCATAGCTGATAGCCATGTGCCAAGGACAGAAAGTTTACATCCAAGTAGTACAGTGGTCACTACCTTATCTACTCCGACTAAAGATACAGACATGATATCTACAAGTCAGACATTGTCGTCCTTAGTTTCTACATCTCCAACAGTCGCCGGAAACCCTCAGGTTTCAACAAGTGCTGATTTTAGCCTAGACAGTAGTCCATCTGCTGTGATTACAAACAATTTAGTTAACACAGCCAGTACTACACCATCATTGCAAAGGTCAACAACCCAAGGCCAGGtgccatatgttgtttcattgtCAGCCTCTAGTGTAGAAATTCAACCAACGATGA CTTCCAGTCAGCCTACTTCAGGAACTGTCGTCACAAGTCCTGTGACTCCACATCGAGAATTTACGTCTGAGTCAAGTTTTTCACAAACTGAAggagttcacaaacaaaatgaaagtgtTACTAGTACAACTCATTCCTATGTAAAGAATACCAATGCCACAGATTTTGATAATGGTTTCATAACAACTCCAAGACAACCAGACATTCCTGAAATTCAAGTTTCAACCACAGACATTCATACAGATAATATGTCTATGTCTACACCAACAGCCCATGCCATAAACAGTAGCACAGTATCTAAAGTCAATGCATCATCGCTGCCaattatttcaacaaataaagtactacatactgatttattAGAAGACTTAACTACACAGCAAACCACTATAGTACCTTCAACAAATGGACAAACCACAATGACTCCATTAATAAGTAAAGCCACCACACTGACAACTTCAACAAAGCCTGTACTCGATATCACCACTAGATTGCAAACCACAGCAAGATCCAAAACAAGCACAGTTGGGTCGACAATTAGATTGACAACAAAAGGTAAAACAACCATTCAGAAACTGACTACACAGCCACTAACAACAACTCATGTTCCAACAACTGTACAGACAACAACCAAGAAAACAACTACAGAGAGGAAAACAACTGAAGCAAGTTCAACAACCATGAAAGTGCAAACAGTGCCACCAAAGGTAGCTACTATTCctacaagtaaacaaattacAACAGATAAAACTACAAGAGAAATAACGACAACACCAGTAGTTATTACAGAATCCACAACAACACAGAGAACCACAAGTACCACTGAGAGAGACAATTCCTCAAAGGGAAAGGGAAGACCAGAAGTAGAACCAGAGCCAGAACCCGAAGGAGAACCAGAGTCTGAACCAGAATCTGAACCTCATCCAGAGACCACAAATGAACCAAAACCAGAAGGACATCCAGAAGATCATCCCAGTGGAGAACCAGAAACAGGATCTGAACCAGAAACAGGATCTGAACCAGAAAGGGGATCTGAACCAGAAACAGGATCTGAACCAGAAACAGGATCTGAACCAGAAAGGGGATCTGAACCAGAAACAGGATCTGAACCAGAAACAGGATCTGAACCAGAAACAGGATCTGAACCAGAAACAGGATCTGAACCAGGAAATGGATCTGAACCAGAAACAGAACCTGAATCAGGAATGCCAACGCATGCAGAGCCATCACCAGAATGGGAAGAAGCCAAGGCAAAATGGGGAGTTGCCTGGGAAATCCACATTTATACAATGGGATCTTTATTTGCTCTGCTGGCATTATATTCACTGATCAGTATTATTCGACTTAGAATCCGTCGTCTACTTAGTCAGGCATATTTCCTTGCATTGAATTTTATCATGTTACTGATTGGATTGGATCGTGCCGTGTATTTATTGGTGGATGCCTACAATTCAAATGAATTCTTCCCTCCAGCTGTTGCTTATTTTCTCCACAGTCTTGGATTTCCATGTTTAACCTCTGCTTTCAGTATTTTATTTCTTGCCTTATTACAATCAACAAAAATGCAACTTGTTTCTCGTAAGATTCAAAAAGTGAGAATTTTAACctttataatattatttcattttgcatTGTCTGTGACATCAGACCTTATTGTTGGCTTCACATCCAGAGCTAAATATTTGCTTCTCGTCTGCCAGGGAGCATTTGTAGTCTGGGGACTTATACTGTCAATTAGTTATCTGTACATTTTTAAGAGACTCTACAGTTCAACAGTTCACAGACTGAAACAGATGAGAAAGATGAGCTTACAGAAAGCAGTTTATGCCCTGCCAGGAATAAAACCAATGAGGAAAAAGTCACGGACAAGTTTAGGGACAGCAGTCAAGGTAACTCTAATTACTGCTGTACTAGGAATAATGTGTTGTGGACTCCAGCTGTATGGAATGGTGGAAGTCTACGGAATACATGGAAGACATGAAGCTCCGCAACCTTGGCCCTGGTGGGTTTTCCAGTTTTCTTTCCGGATTTGTGAATTTGGAATGTGTGTAACAATGAGTTATGTTGCAACTCAACCATTCAGGTACACAAGGACAGGGGAGAGGAAACACGGTACACCATGTCGTACTGTTAGACTTTTAATATGTCAGTCCTGCTGTGGACATAACAAACATGAAATAACTGGAAGAGATGTCAACAGATATCAGTACTCGGAATCATCAGATAATGATATGCATATTCCAGAATTTGATGCTGCTCATCCATTTACTAATCATCAGTACGAATTACTTGAATGTCAGCCATTGGCAAACGTTAGTGTCGATCATGCTAATCACAACAGTAAAAACCTTTACATTACAACAGACCTTAGTAGGGGAATTTTGACCTCATCGCACAGTAACCTGAACTCTTTGAATAGTCCTGACGGATCACGCGGCGATTCATCTGCAGCATTCAGTCCCAGTCAGTTATCATCCCTAAGCCTTGGTGGAAGTATTGAAAATGTGCTCACTGGAAAAGGTTTCCCTGCATTCCACTTTGGAAGGACAATGAGTACACAtagtataaataaaacaaatctaaATGGACATGTGAATCTACCAGAGCAGAATAATAGTAATATGACTTCAGTTTCGCAACAGGATCTTGGCAATGAGCCAAAATTGAATAATGTCAGCTTTTCCATGACTGATTTAGCCAGAAGGTCAAATTCAGTAACCTCATCAAAACAGAGTTTACCACAGAGACTGAAagaatcattttcaaaactagGAAACTCTAACCTCTCCATCAGTGGAAAGAGACAGTATTCTCAAGTTTCTATGGAGAGAAGTCCGATTGATAAACGTAAAATTATCAACATTCAACAGAGTCGTAGTATGCAACATCATCCATACTCCACCGAACAGCATTctgacaaaatgttacaatacTTTGGGACACAGCCACCATATCCATCTACAGAAATCAATGAACAGTTTCAACAGTTGCTAGAAAATGGTTGTGAGAGCAGTCAGCAGCATGCAGATGTCTTTGATGAAGCAGAGACCGATCTtctaaatgtatcaaatgactCTGAACTTGACAGGGAAAGTGAAATCTCCAAGACAGAATCTGAGGCTCATGCAAGGATGGCAGAAGCAATGGAAGAACAATACCTGAGTGACGATGATGAGATAATTGAACTCTAA